Proteins from one Brevibacillus humidisoli genomic window:
- the pdhA gene encoding pyruvate dehydrogenase (acetyl-transferring) E1 component subunit alpha encodes MSVSTAVEQTGNNTPLQILAPDGTVVNPDLMPELSDEQLRELMHKMVFTRVWDQRAISLNRQGRLGFYAPVAGQEASMIGSQSVLNKEDFILPSYRDIPQIVWHGLPLYQAFLYSRGHIHGGQIPKDVNVLMPQIIIAAQCTQATGVAMGFKLRNEKRIAITYFGDGATSQGDFYEGLNFAGVYKLPAVFISQNNQYAISVPFEKQTAAQSIAVKAVAAGITGIQVDGMDVLAVYKATQEAKQRGIDGEGPTLIEALTYRYGPHTMAGDDPTRYRTNEEQGEWEQRDPLIRFRKFLESKDLWSEKDEEAVIEEAKQAVADAIKKADEYPKMKVSDLIDVMYETLPSGLEEQKAEYVEKESK; translated from the coding sequence ATGAGCGTTTCTACTGCTGTAGAGCAAACCGGTAACAATACACCGCTGCAAATTCTGGCACCAGACGGTACTGTCGTCAACCCTGATTTGATGCCGGAGCTATCTGATGAACAACTGCGTGAGCTGATGCACAAGATGGTTTTTACCCGTGTCTGGGATCAGCGTGCGATCAGCTTGAATCGTCAGGGACGACTCGGTTTCTACGCTCCAGTCGCAGGTCAGGAAGCCTCGATGATCGGCTCGCAATCCGTGCTGAACAAAGAGGATTTCATTCTGCCCAGTTACCGTGACATTCCCCAGATCGTCTGGCACGGTCTGCCTCTCTATCAAGCGTTCCTTTATTCGCGGGGACACATTCACGGCGGTCAAATCCCCAAGGATGTAAACGTTTTAATGCCGCAGATTATCATTGCGGCCCAGTGTACACAAGCAACCGGCGTGGCCATGGGCTTCAAACTGCGCAATGAGAAACGGATTGCGATAACCTACTTTGGCGACGGCGCCACGTCCCAGGGCGATTTCTACGAAGGATTGAACTTTGCTGGCGTTTACAAACTTCCGGCAGTCTTTATTTCCCAAAACAACCAATACGCGATTTCCGTTCCGTTCGAAAAACAAACGGCGGCCCAAAGCATTGCGGTCAAAGCGGTTGCCGCAGGCATCACCGGAATACAGGTAGACGGCATGGATGTACTGGCTGTATACAAGGCGACCCAGGAAGCGAAGCAGCGTGGCATTGACGGAGAGGGTCCGACCTTGATCGAAGCACTCACCTACCGTTACGGCCCGCACACGATGGCTGGTGACGACCCGACGCGCTACCGGACCAACGAAGAGCAGGGTGAATGGGAGCAGCGAGATCCGCTCATTCGCTTCCGCAAGTTCCTGGAAAGCAAGGATTTGTGGAGCGAGAAGGATGAAGAAGCAGTGATCGAGGAAGCGAAGCAAGCAGTGGCTGATGCGATCAAGAAGGCTGACGAATATCCGAAGATGAAGGTAAGCGATCTGATTGACGTAATGTATGAGACCCTGCCGAGCGGACTGGAAGAGCAAAAGGCAGAGTATGTGGAGAAGGAGTCGAAGTAA
- a CDS encoding alpha-ketoacid dehydrogenase subunit beta: MAQMTMVQAITDAMRVELARDEKVLVFGEDVGVNGGVFRATDGLQKEFGEHRVFDTPLAESGIGGLAVGLGVNGFRPVAEIQFFGFVFETFDAIASQAARMRYRSGGRFHSPITFRSPFGGGVKTPELHADSLEGLFLQTPGVKVVIPSTPYDAKGLLISAIRDNDPVIFLEHMKLYRSFRAEVPEGEYTIPLGKANVVREGSDVTIITYGAMVHTSLKAAEEIEKMRGTKVEVIDMRTINPLDMDTVIQSVKKTNRAIVVQEAQKSAGAAAEIIAQINERAILHLEAPVLRVTSPDTVYPFAQAEDIWLPDVKRVVDALVQVLDF; encoded by the coding sequence ATGGCGCAAATGACGATGGTTCAAGCCATTACCGATGCGATGCGTGTGGAATTGGCACGCGACGAAAAGGTACTCGTGTTTGGGGAAGACGTAGGCGTAAACGGTGGTGTATTCCGGGCCACAGATGGATTGCAGAAGGAATTCGGCGAACACCGCGTATTTGACACGCCGCTTGCCGAATCAGGGATCGGCGGACTGGCCGTCGGTCTTGGTGTAAACGGTTTTCGACCGGTTGCGGAAATCCAGTTCTTCGGCTTTGTGTTTGAGACGTTTGACGCGATCGCCTCTCAGGCGGCTCGGATGCGCTATCGTTCCGGCGGCCGCTTCCACAGCCCGATCACATTCCGTTCGCCTTTTGGCGGCGGGGTAAAAACGCCGGAACTGCACGCTGACTCGCTGGAAGGTCTGTTCTTGCAAACCCCCGGAGTCAAAGTGGTCATCCCGTCCACTCCGTATGACGCGAAAGGACTTTTGATCTCTGCGATCCGCGACAACGATCCGGTTATTTTCCTGGAGCACATGAAACTGTACCGTTCGTTCCGTGCAGAGGTGCCGGAGGGTGAATATACCATTCCGCTGGGCAAAGCCAATGTGGTACGGGAAGGCAGCGATGTGACAATCATCACGTATGGCGCGATGGTTCATACCAGCCTGAAGGCAGCGGAAGAGATCGAAAAGATGCGGGGAACCAAAGTAGAAGTGATCGATATGCGCACGATCAATCCGCTTGACATGGATACCGTGATCCAGTCTGTGAAAAAGACCAATCGAGCGATTGTCGTCCAGGAAGCACAAAAATCAGCCGGGGCAGCGGCGGAAATCATCGCTCAGATCAACGAGAGAGCGATTCTCCATCTGGAGGCGCCAGTGCTGCGGGTAACGTCACCTGATACCGTCTATCCGTTTGCCCAGGCGGAAGATATCTGGCTGCCGGATGTAAAACGCGTCGTTGACGCTCTTGTTCAGGTGCTCGATTTCTGA
- a CDS encoding dihydrolipoamide acetyltransferase family protein has protein sequence MSRFEFKLPDIGEGIHEGEIVKWHVKPGDTVEEDQVILEVQNDKAVVEIPSPVKGKVAELKVDEGTVSVVGDTLVVFEVEGEVPDQPEHHAPEADKPQSEPAQAQQTDGVEPGCDIGAQVNANASQPLDTPAAAAPNGQAQGAPVERKYILATPSVRKYAREKGVDLSYVPGTGKQGRITRQDVDGYLAGGAAAPQPAAGQPVQEAAAEPTGVQAAQAAPTTHYAAQAGEVEERVPLKGIRKAISKAMVKSAYTAPHVTILDEVDVTELIALRKEGKPLAEEKGIKLTYLPFIVKAVVAALKKFPELNASLDDEKQEIIYKKYYNIGIATSTEEGLLVPVVKAADRKSIFEIAAEISELAGKARERKAAPDELRGSTFSITNIGSAGGMFFTPIINHPEVAILGVGRITEKPVVKNGEIVVGSVLALSLSFDHRLVDGEPAQRFVNYVKQLLENPTLLVMEG, from the coding sequence GTGAGTCGTTTTGAATTCAAACTCCCTGACATCGGGGAGGGTATTCACGAAGGCGAAATCGTCAAATGGCACGTAAAGCCAGGCGATACGGTAGAGGAAGATCAAGTTATCCTTGAGGTGCAAAACGACAAGGCTGTCGTAGAGATACCGTCTCCTGTCAAAGGGAAAGTGGCGGAACTGAAGGTAGACGAAGGAACCGTTTCCGTTGTTGGCGACACGCTGGTTGTCTTTGAAGTAGAGGGAGAGGTTCCCGACCAGCCTGAGCATCATGCTCCGGAGGCGGACAAACCTCAGTCGGAACCTGCGCAAGCGCAGCAGACCGATGGGGTGGAGCCAGGCTGTGATATTGGGGCACAGGTAAATGCTAACGCCAGTCAGCCGCTCGATACACCAGCGGCGGCAGCACCGAACGGGCAGGCACAGGGGGCGCCAGTTGAGCGAAAGTACATCCTGGCTACGCCATCTGTCCGCAAATACGCCCGGGAAAAAGGAGTCGACCTCTCATACGTACCGGGTACAGGCAAACAAGGACGGATCACTCGCCAAGACGTGGATGGTTATCTCGCAGGCGGAGCGGCTGCTCCACAACCGGCAGCTGGTCAGCCAGTACAGGAGGCGGCGGCAGAGCCGACCGGGGTGCAGGCAGCACAAGCAGCGCCGACGACTCACTACGCTGCTCAAGCCGGCGAAGTAGAAGAGCGGGTACCGTTGAAAGGCATCCGCAAAGCAATCAGCAAGGCGATGGTGAAGTCTGCCTATACGGCACCGCACGTAACCATTCTCGATGAAGTAGACGTTACCGAGTTGATTGCCCTGCGCAAAGAGGGAAAACCGCTCGCCGAGGAAAAGGGAATCAAGCTCACCTACTTGCCGTTTATCGTAAAGGCGGTCGTGGCAGCCTTGAAGAAGTTCCCTGAACTGAACGCATCCCTCGATGATGAGAAACAAGAGATTATCTATAAAAAGTATTACAACATCGGTATCGCCACATCTACCGAAGAAGGCCTGCTGGTGCCGGTCGTAAAAGCGGCTGACCGCAAGTCGATTTTCGAGATTGCGGCCGAGATCAGCGAACTGGCCGGTAAGGCTCGTGAACGAAAAGCTGCACCTGACGAACTGAGGGGATCTACCTTTAGCATTACCAATATTGGTTCGGCTGGCGGCATGTTCTTCACCCCGATCATCAACCATCCGGAAGTAGCGATTCTCGGGGTCGGTCGGATCACGGAAAAACCGGTTGTCAAAAATGGAGAGATCGTAGTTGGTTCCGTACTGGCGCTTTCACTCAGCTTTGACCACCGCCTGGTAGACGGGGAACCGGCGCAGCGCTTTGTGAACTACGTGAAACAGCTGTTGGAAAACCCGACACTGTTGGTCATGGAGGGATAA